actgatcataacaacgaggtagtcccaaacattgcaagcagccaaaacatgaagcatacattgtggaaaactaaacaagtgccaaaagggaagacccataagagcatgcagttatacaagtttacaaattaaaacaacatgaaccacaaaaagtgcaggactgtacctgtggaagaacaatcaatagtaaaatatttcacagcgagtacaagacttaacttcgttataactaacctacaagagcaacaagtcactcaataagagtcattgtgatcctggaggaaactagcaacaggtctagccaagcattcctaagtgccgttgtactcccggaacaagtgtgtcttgagccttttcttgaaggtggggagacagtcggtgtccctgatggaggtggggagctggttccaccattggggggccaggcaggagaagagcttgtgttgggacctggcagtcttgagcggtgggaccaccaggcggttacCTCACTCTCTACTTCTCTTCCAGGGGCCAGATTCAGCAGGTCTCTAGCAAAGAGTTTGTAGGGTCCTACCTTGCTCCACAACACCCCTTGCCGTTTTCCGGACCAGATTTCTGCTATTACTGAGAATTACAGAAGTTATTTACCAAGGACTAATTTGTAATTGAATGCAGCATACATTTCCAAAATGTCACCCAAGTCCTGATGCAAATAACAGAGTTTTGCATGTATGCAGATGGATTTCAGTATGTTGTTGCTCAAAGTCATTTGCAGTGAAACTTGCAAGGATACTTACGTTCCTCTGGGGTGAGTGAATTTGATGGTTGACAGACAGGAGACTGGAGGATTGTGGCTAGGGTGCATGATTGTGGACTAggctgcagggctggagggggtgtggaggggataGGCTGCAGTGCTGGAGGAGGCGTGGAGGGGATGGGCTGCAGTGCTGGAGGAGGCGTGGAGGGGATAggctgcagggctggagggggcgtgGAGGGGATGGGCTGCAGTGCTGGAGGAAGCGTGGAGGGGATAAGCTGCAGTGCTGGAGGAGGCATGGAGGCAGCAATCCATTTAGCTGGTATTCTTGGCTGGggttcaacacattttttaagatGATCAATGTTGATCTTCTCAAATATTTGTCCTTCTGTTTGAAGGTCAGCACTTTTTTTGTCAATGTTGACAATGGTGTATGGACCTAAAAGATCAGCTTCCATCTTGCCCCCCTTCCTTTGTTCCTggcaaatgttttttctcaaCACCAGGTCCCCCACCACAAAGCCATCATCCTGGCCCATTGAAAGTTTTCTCTTCCGCACCCTCTCTTGTCCTGCCAATATATTGTTCTCCACTTTGGGGTAGACATCCGTCAGTGAGGAAGTCAATGATACCTCCTGGTTTCCAACCAGTACATTGACTTCCTCGTCAGTTATCTGTAGCATTGATGGAGATAAGTGAACACAAGTACAGTTAATAGCAGATACCATTATTGCCAAAGTAGTTATATACTGCAGGAAAATACCATTTAACCTGCCACTTGTCCGGAATTTCAGAAGGGTATCGGGCCTCCCTTCCATACATCAAGAAATATGGGGAGTATTTTGTTGTCAGCTGTTTTTTGGTGCGTAGACCAAATACGGTGGGCTTTAAATATTCATCCCAGTCACATGGGTGGCCCTTCACCATTTTTTTCAAAGCTCTGATATTGGAAAATTATTTAAATTATTCACCATAATTACACAGTTATATAATATATAGAAATGTGTAAACAAAACATGATTCTCACCCCTTGAATGGTGCCATTGAGCTTTTCCACCAAGCCATTGGTTTGCGGGTGCTATGGGGCACAGAGGCTTCTGGCAATGCCAAGCTTGGAACACATGTCCAGGTTGATCTGGCAGTGGATGTGAAAATTAATATGATACTTTTTTCCCCCAGTGATGGGAT
Above is a genomic segment from Hypomesus transpacificus isolate Combined female unplaced genomic scaffold, fHypTra1 scaffold_64, whole genome shotgun sequence containing:
- the LOC124466091 gene encoding uncharacterized protein LOC124466091 translates to MVHPNGFLRTRENNLLTKSTWTCVPSLALPEASVPHSTRKPMAWWKSSMAPFKGALKKMVKGHPCDWDEYLKPTVFGLRTKKQLTTKYSPYFLMYGREARYPSEIPDKWQITDEEVNVLVGNQEVSLTSSLTDVYPKVENNILAGQERVRKRKLSMGQDDGFVVGDLVLRKNICQEQRKGGKMEADLLGPYTIVNIDKKSADLQTEGQIFEKINIDHLKKCVEPQPRIPAKWIAASMPPPALQLIPSTLPPALQPIPSTPPPALQPIPSTPPPALQPIPSTPPPALQPIPSTPPPALQPSPQSCTLATILQSPVCQPSNSLTPEELIAEIWSGKRQGVLWSKVGPYKLFARDLLNLAPGREVESEVTAWWSHRSRLPGPNTSSSPVIYPKEKRALYINPLGETPDQIKNCKDITRSVTIHVSKTQRPFAELVLNEDFSTGDFSTDEAATIQWRREITCRLDATLHCLRLQQQNNFRDRSQRSFQEEEEESRSSV